A single Oncorhynchus nerka isolate Pitt River linkage group LG10, Oner_Uvic_2.0, whole genome shotgun sequence DNA region contains:
- the LOC115136289 gene encoding CXADR-like membrane protein has translation MSGSFHTLFLVLLGVLTACAQTEMKRVVGDNATLPCHHQFWAGDAPTLDIEWLLLKPSSKQRVVITYFAGRVYDPNEAEAGRLSLAGDYLKGDASLLISDLSLGDSGEYSCKVKNGGKYQWSTINLIVQVKPSKPRCWMEGRLLEGSDVKMSCKSTDGSDPINYKWERLLDKGKYVGKLPPLALIDLKNSEIVTLRNLTKESAGVYKCTASNDVGEESCTVEVKMHYVRGMGVVAGAVVGVSFGVLLIILIIWLVFRKKEKKKYEEEETPNEIREDAEAPKAKLVKPNSLSSSRSGSSRSGTSSTQSMVHTTAPRGPRARLPDVAALKENGQPPSFPQQPPAYTQVVPKTPEPRTAPAKLSPPPKLSPGNLARMGATPVMIPAQTQAFQTV, from the exons TTCTGCTGGGTGTGTTGACGGCATGCGCCCAGACGGAGATGAAGAGGGTTGTCGGTGACAATGCGACACTGCCCTGTCACCACCAGTTCTGGGCAGGTGACGCCCCCACACTGGACATCGAGTGGCTCCTACTCAAGCCCAGCTCCAAGCAGAGAGTG GTGATCACCTACTTCGCGGGCCGGGTGTACGACCCCAACGAGGCGGAGGCGGGCCGGCTGTCCTTAGCCGGGGACTACCTCAAGGGGGACGCCTCCCTGCTGATCAGTGACCTTAGCCTGGGCGACTCGGGCGAGTACAGCTGCAAGGTGAAGAATGGGGGGAAGTACCAATGGAGCACGATCAACCTCATAGTACAGG tGAAGCCGTCTAAGCCGCGGTGTTGGATGGAGGGCCGGCTGTTGGAGGGTAGTGATGTTAAGATGAGCTGTAAGTCTACAGATGGCTCTGACCCCATAAACTACAAATGGGAGAGGCTGCTGGACAAGGGCAAGTATGTGGGAAAGCTGCCCCCACTGGCCCTCATAG ATTTGAAAAACTCAGAGATAGTGACACTGAGGAACCTGACCAAGGAGAGTGCTGGGGTGTATAAATGTACCGCCAGCAACGATGTGGGAGAGGAGAGCTGCACCGTAGAGGTCAAGATGCACT ATGTGCGGGGCATGGGTGTGGTGGCGGGCGCCGTGGTGGGCGTGTCCTTCGGTGTCCTCCTCATCATTCTCATTATTTGGCTGGTGTTCcgcaagaaggagaagaagaaatacgaggaggaggagacccctaACGagatcag GGAGGATGCGGAGGCTCCCAAAGCCAAACTGGTGAAGCccaactctctctcctcgtcccgtTCTGGAAGCTCCCGCTCGGGCACCTCCTCCACCCAGTCCATGGTCCACACCACTGCCCCCCGGGGGCCCCGCGCCCGGCTTCCTGACGTCGCCGCCCTCAAGGAGAACGGCCAGCCCCCCAGCTTCCCCCAACAGCCCCCTGCCTACACACAGGTGGTCCCCAAGACCCCTGAGCCCCGCACAGCCCCGGCCAAGCTCAGCCCTCCCCCAAAGCTAAGCCCCGGGAACCTGGCCCGCATGGGAGCAACGCCGGTCATGATCCCTGCCCAGACCCAGGCCTTTCAGactgtgtag